Proteins encoded by one window of Rutidosis leptorrhynchoides isolate AG116_Rl617_1_P2 chromosome 7, CSIRO_AGI_Rlap_v1, whole genome shotgun sequence:
- the LOC139856882 gene encoding E3 ubiquitin-protein ligase MIEL1-like — translation MERLNFGKMDYGCKHYRRRCMIRAPCCNEVFGCRHCHNEATNLLKSPSDRHDLVRYDVKQVICLICDTEQPVGRVCKNCGVNMGEYFCEICKFYDDDIGKEQFHCDDCGICRVGGRENFFHCSKCGSCYALKLRDNHSCVENSMRHHCPICYEYLFDSLKDTTVMKCGHTMHSECCDEMLQRNKYSCPICSKSVMDMSKYWKILDEERENTVMPEHYRQKKVWILCNDCNNTTEVIFHIIGQKCSHCTSYNTRTISPPVLSQV, via the exons ATGGAACGCTTGAATTTTGGGAAGATGGATTACGG ATGCAAACATTATCGAAGAAGATGCATGATTCGAGCTCCCTGTTGCAATGAAGTTTTTGGCTGTCGCCATTGTCATAATGAAGCTACG AACTTGTTGAAAAGTCCATCTGATCGCCATGATCTTGTCCGGTATGATGTAAAGCAA GTTATTTGTTTGATTTGTGACACCGAGCAGCCG GTTGGTCGTGTCTGCAAGAACTGTGGTGTCAATATGGGCGAATACTTTTGTGAAATTTGCAAATTCTACGATGATGAT ATTGGGAAGGAGCAGTTCCACTGTGACGATTGTGGTATCTGTAG AGTTGGCGGTCGTGAGAATTTTTTCCATTGCAGTAAATGTG GATCTTGTTATGCTCTGAAACTACGTGATAACCATTCATGTGTTGAAAATTCCATGCGCCATCACTGTCCAATATGTTATGAG TATTTGTTCGACTCACTGAAAGATACTACTGTCATGAAATGTGGGCACACAATGCACTCCGAATGTTGTGACGAGATGCTTCAACGTAATAA ATATTCATGTCCGATATGCTCCAAATCAGTAATGGATATGTCTAAATATTGGAAGATACTAGATGAGGAG AGAGAAAATACTGTCATGCCGGAACATTACAGGCAAAAGAAG GTTTGGATCTTATGTAATGATTGCAACAACACAACAGAAGTTATCTTCCATATAATCGGGCAGAAATGTTCCCACTGCACATCGTACAACACTCGGACCATATCTCCTCCTGTTCTTTCTCAAGTTTGA
- the LOC139857759 gene encoding divinyl chlorophyllide a 8-vinyl-reductase, chloroplastic, protein MSTSASFYSTTLNPSTSRFKNLLSSHYPNKFQVSSSPFSFLPLHLSKTHFLNTKRLKLVTASAPSTIESPPKSSFRDKNPKDINVLVVGSTGYIGNFVVKELVNRGFNVIAVCREKSGIKGKNSKEETLNKLNGANVCFSDVTQLDILQKSVENLGVSIDVVVSCLASRSGGVKDSWKIDYEATKNSLLAGKYFGAKHFVLLSAICVQKPLLEFQRAKLKFEAELIEEAEKDENFSYSIVRPTAFFKSLGGQVELVKDGKPYVMFGDGKLCACKPISEQDLASFIADCVLKTDKINQILPIGGPGKALTPLEQGEMLFKLVGKKPNFIKVPIEIMDFAIGVLDFLVNIFPSLEDAAEFGKIGRYYAAESMLIYDPETKEYSDEDTPSYGKDTLEDFFKRVLEEGMAGQELGEQAIF, encoded by the coding sequence ATGTCCACTTCTGCTTCATTCTACAGCACAACACTCAATCCATCAACTTCAAGATTCAAGAATCTACTTTCTTCACATTACCCAAATAAATTTCAAGTAAGTTCATCACCATTTTCATTTCTTCCATTGCATCTATCCAAAACCCATTTTTTAAATACAAAAAGACTCAAACTTGTAACTGCTTCAGCCCCCTCAACCATCGAATCACCACCCAAATCCTCATTTAGAGACAAAAACCCTAAAGATATTAATGTTTTAGTTGTGGGTTCAACTGGGTACATTGGTAATTTTGTTGTTAAAGAATTGGTTAATAGAGGGTTTAATGTGATTGCAGTTTGTAGAGAAAAAAGTGGAATCAAGGGTAAGAACAGCAAAGAAGAGACATTAAATAAACTAAATGGAGCTAATGTTTGCTTTTCAGATGTGACCCAATTGGATATTTTGCAAAAAAGTGTAGAAAATTTAGGGGTTTCAATTGATGTTGTTGTATCTTGTCTTGCTAGTAGATCTGGTGGTGTTAAAGATTCATGGAAAATTGATTATGAAGCCACAAAAAATAGTCTTTTGGCTGGTAAATATTTTGGGGCTAAACATTTTGTTTTGTTATCTGCAATTTGTGTGCAAAAACCTCTACTTGAATTCCAACGAGCGAAATTGAAATTCGAGGCTGAATTGATTGAAGAAGCTGAAAAAGATGAAAACTTTAGCTATAGTATTGTTAGACCAACTGCATTCTTCAAAAGTTTAGGTGGTCAAGTTGAGCTTGTGAAAGATGGTAAACCATATGTTATGTTTGGTGATGGGAAATTATGTGCTTGTAAGCCGATTAGCGAGCAAGATTTAGCTTCGTTTATTGCTGATTGCGTGTTGAAAACCGATAAGATTAACCAGATTTTACCTATTGGTGGTCCTGGAAAGGCGTTAACGCCATTAGAACAAGGGGAAATGTTGTTTAAACTTGTGGGAAAAAAGCCGAATTTTATTAAAGTTCCGATTGAGATTATGGATTTTGCTATTGGGGTTCTTGATTTTCTCGTGAATATATTTCCTTCATTGGAAGATGCTGCGGAATTTGGGAAAATCGGGAGGTATTATGCGGCCGAAAGTATGTTAATTTATGATCCCGAAACTAAGGAATATAGCGATGAGGATACACCGAGTTATGGGAAGGATACATTGGAAGATTTTTTTAAAAGGGTGCTTGAAGAAGGTATGGCTGGGCAAGAATTAGGAGAGCAAGCAATTTTTTGA